From Candidatus Pedobacter colombiensis, one genomic window encodes:
- a CDS encoding DUF4450 domain-containing protein codes for MINQYLLYRKREFYGLFLLLFFFLPSLFAQELYPPKLIPGNWHNEQRSLRYHPEGSDFVIKNGNRRFTRALYGTNTAFRVEAGDLPEFAMYMPGMGGNLKFGLMVGPQSKWLIEAEDIVAKYRAGKMIYSIKDPLLGNGTLQLEVLALSSSEGLIVKARFDNINPGVTLLWAFGGASGKNFSRNGDMGPDPESVFYLKAENCKDNTYVIKVNSFTLSYAKTKSLAGTFPSANLKIANAAFQQTPADLDRSDDKENPVLMGKLSAMNAKDFYFLIQNPDSDTVKKGGTPAEQFKRAEASRLAIADRVQINTPDPFMNTLGGTISMASDGIWEDPSYMHGAIGWRMRLNGWRGAYTADPLGWHDRARTHFTAYAKSQLLSPENGPVVADTALNLARSKEALGTAMFSSGYISRDPNGKSIRPHHYDMNLVYIDQLLWHFNWTGDLEFVREMWPLIKRHLAWEKRTFDPDDDGLYDAYAAIWASDALQYSGGAVTHSSAYNYRSNVIAAKIAKLLNEDARPYQKEADKILKAMNAQLWMPAKGWFAEYKDGLGLRQLHPAAALWTIYHSIDSDVPDAFQAWQSLRYVDTGLPHIAVKASGLKDEGYYTLSTTNWMPYEWSLNNVVLAESTHTALANWQAGRTEEAFKLWKSEILSSMYMGGSPGNFVQVSHYDASRGEAYRDFADPIGINSRTLVEGLFGIVPDALNHTLMIRPGLPVAWDYASLKIPDLSFDFKRTGNKDLYTLIPSFSKALNLKMRLKVRGTTLKSVKVNGQEVKWSNVENAIGAPEIEIQSKPALSYKIELIWSGEGMAKPELKPIYQQKENFETSFKDAMITKVFDPQNVLKSPVISGGKIKAEVTGEPGNRTVFVQLKRGMFDYWFPLCFELKSNGLMEESKLDLEKEDWTGKKMEAIDLSAYFNDKVTQIFNNKYLSPRPQTTTLQLPVQGVGDWPHPTLKPEINDSGLRKLAGIKNEIVLPSGIRFKTPGDVNQKNIIYTSQWDNYPGELSLPLSGKANAAFFLLAGSTNPMQSRMDNGMINILYTDGSTTKLALKNPENWWPIEKDLYLDRFAFDSGAPRPLRIHLKSGKIITATEGNLWNGKEIDGGAATALGIQLDPNKTLSKITLSALCNDVVIGLMALTLVR; via the coding sequence ATGATTAATCAGTACCTTCTATATAGAAAACGGGAATTTTATGGCTTGTTCCTGCTCCTCTTCTTTTTCCTTCCCTCACTTTTTGCTCAGGAACTTTATCCACCTAAATTAATTCCGGGTAACTGGCACAATGAACAACGGAGCCTTCGGTATCATCCTGAGGGTTCAGATTTTGTAATTAAAAATGGAAACCGTCGTTTTACACGGGCGCTTTATGGTACCAATACCGCTTTTAGGGTTGAGGCAGGTGATCTTCCGGAATTTGCCATGTATATGCCTGGAATGGGTGGCAACCTAAAGTTTGGCCTAATGGTTGGACCTCAGAGCAAATGGTTGATCGAAGCAGAAGATATTGTAGCAAAGTATCGTGCAGGTAAGATGATTTATTCGATTAAAGATCCTTTGCTTGGAAATGGAACGTTACAGCTGGAGGTGTTGGCATTGAGTAGCTCCGAAGGATTGATTGTAAAAGCACGATTTGATAATATCAATCCGGGAGTAACCCTGTTATGGGCTTTTGGGGGAGCAAGCGGCAAAAACTTTAGTCGCAATGGTGACATGGGACCTGATCCTGAATCTGTATTTTATCTGAAAGCAGAGAATTGCAAAGACAATACCTATGTGATCAAGGTCAACTCTTTTACCCTTAGTTATGCTAAGACTAAATCTTTGGCAGGAACTTTTCCATCTGCAAATTTAAAGATTGCAAATGCTGCTTTTCAACAGACACCCGCTGATCTGGATCGATCAGATGATAAGGAAAATCCTGTTTTAATGGGAAAACTTAGTGCTATGAATGCAAAGGATTTCTATTTCCTGATCCAAAACCCTGATAGTGATACCGTAAAAAAGGGGGGGACTCCTGCAGAACAGTTTAAACGTGCTGAAGCTTCGCGACTGGCAATTGCTGACCGGGTACAAATCAATACACCCGATCCATTTATGAATACTTTGGGGGGCACGATAAGTATGGCCTCAGATGGCATTTGGGAAGACCCTTCTTATATGCATGGTGCTATAGGCTGGCGCATGCGTTTGAATGGTTGGCGGGGTGCTTATACTGCCGATCCACTGGGTTGGCACGACCGTGCCCGAACACATTTTACTGCTTATGCAAAGTCGCAGTTGTTGAGCCCTGAAAACGGGCCGGTTGTAGCAGATACAGCCTTAAACTTAGCACGATCTAAAGAAGCGCTTGGAACAGCCATGTTTAGTAGTGGCTACATCAGCCGTGATCCAAATGGAAAATCTATCCGACCCCATCACTATGATATGAACCTGGTTTATATTGATCAATTGCTATGGCATTTTAACTGGACTGGGGATCTGGAATTTGTAAGGGAAATGTGGCCCTTGATTAAACGACACCTGGCCTGGGAAAAACGAACATTTGATCCGGATGATGACGGCCTGTACGATGCCTATGCTGCAATTTGGGCAAGTGATGCCTTACAATATAGTGGGGGAGCAGTTACACATTCTTCGGCTTATAATTATCGGTCGAATGTTATAGCAGCAAAAATCGCTAAATTGTTAAATGAAGATGCCAGACCTTATCAAAAGGAGGCCGATAAGATCTTAAAGGCGATGAATGCCCAGTTGTGGATGCCCGCTAAAGGATGGTTTGCCGAATATAAAGATGGACTTGGCCTCAGGCAGCTCCATCCGGCAGCAGCTTTGTGGACAATTTATCACAGTATAGACTCTGATGTGCCCGATGCTTTTCAAGCCTGGCAAAGTTTGCGTTATGTGGATACAGGTTTGCCTCACATCGCTGTCAAGGCTAGCGGATTAAAAGATGAAGGATATTATACCCTTTCTACCACCAACTGGATGCCTTATGAATGGTCATTAAATAATGTAGTACTGGCAGAATCTACACATACTGCTCTGGCCAATTGGCAAGCTGGTCGTACAGAGGAAGCTTTTAAATTATGGAAAAGCGAAATACTGAGCAGTATGTATATGGGCGGGAGTCCCGGAAATTTTGTTCAGGTATCCCATTATGATGCCAGTCGCGGGGAGGCTTATCGCGATTTCGCTGATCCGATAGGAATCAATTCCAGAACACTTGTTGAAGGCCTTTTCGGAATAGTACCAGATGCTTTAAATCATACTCTAATGATCAGGCCGGGTTTACCTGTCGCCTGGGATTATGCATCCTTAAAAATTCCGGATCTTTCTTTTGATTTTAAAAGGACAGGTAACAAGGATCTTTATACTTTAATCCCTTCATTCAGCAAAGCTTTAAACTTAAAAATGCGGTTAAAGGTAAGAGGCACCACACTGAAATCGGTAAAAGTAAACGGGCAGGAAGTGAAGTGGAGCAATGTGGAGAATGCTATTGGCGCACCTGAAATTGAAATTCAGAGTAAGCCCGCCCTAAGCTATAAGATTGAACTGATATGGTCGGGTGAGGGAATGGCAAAACCAGAGTTGAAGCCAATATATCAACAGAAAGAGAATTTTGAAACCAGCTTTAAAGATGCAATGATCACTAAAGTGTTTGACCCACAAAATGTGTTAAAATCTCCCGTGATCTCTGGTGGAAAAATAAAAGCTGAAGTGACTGGTGAGCCGGGCAATCGTACCGTTTTTGTACAGCTAAAAAGAGGAATGTTTGACTATTGGTTTCCATTGTGTTTTGAACTGAAATCAAATGGCCTAATGGAAGAATCTAAGCTAGACCTGGAGAAAGAAGATTGGACCGGCAAGAAGATGGAGGCTATAGATCTTTCTGCTTATTTCAATGATAAGGTGACACAAATTTTTAATAATAAGTATCTGTCGCCACGCCCGCAAACTACCACGCTCCAATTACCGGTACAAGGAGTGGGAGACTGGCCACACCCTACATTGAAACCTGAAATTAACGATAGTGGGTTAAGGAAACTGGCTGGAATAAAGAATGAAATTGTCCTTCCTTCAGGAATTAGGTTTAAAACACCTGGTGATGTTAACCAGAAGAATATTATATATACTTCTCAGTGGGACAATTATCCAGGGGAGCTGAGTTTACCTTTATCAGGAAAAGCAAACGCCGCATTCTTTTTACTGGCGGGATCAACCAATCCTATGCAAAGCCGCATGGATAATGGAATGATCAATATTCTTTATACAGATGGTAGTACAACAAAACTGGCTTTAAAGAACCCTGAAAATTGGTGGCCAATTGAGAAAGATTTATACTTAGACAGATTTGCATTTGATAGCGGAGCACCTAGGCCTTTACGGATTCATTTAAAAAGTGGAAAGATCATCACGGCTACAGAAGGTAATTTATGGAATGGAAAAGAGATAGATGGCGGGGCTGCAACAGCCTTGGGTATTCAGCTTGATCCAAATAAAACCTTGTCCAAAATTACTTTATCTGCCCTATGTAATGATGTGGTAATTGGATTAATGGCGCTTACACTGGTACGTTAA
- a CDS encoding class II glutamine amidotransferase, with protein MSDSIKHECGIAFIRLLKPLSYYQEKYGTALYGLNKLYLLMEKQHNRGQDGAGIATIKLDVKPGNRYISRYRSMAQNAVADIFGHVQGKFVDIQNETPELMQDAEWLKHNVSFIGEVLLGHLRYGTHGKNSIENCHPFLRQNNWMTRNLVLAGNFNMTNVDELLEQLYELGQHPKEKADTVTVLEKIGHFLDDENQLLFDEYKKEGLDNVEITHKISQNLDIAKILRRSAKNWDGGYAISGIVGNGDAFVLRDPSGIRPAYYYADDEIVVAASERPAIQTAFNIQFKNVKEIEPGCALIVKKDGTVTQEVFREPEEKRACSFERIYFSRGSDAEIYKERKHLGALLCDQILKAVNADLKNTVFSFIPNTAEVSFYGMVDGLHGYIRDFQKDALLHRKDILDDAALNELLSMRPRVEKLAIKDVKLRTFITQDADRGDMVAHVYDTTYGVIKNHTDTLVAVDDSIVRGTTLKQSIIKIIDRLHPKKIIIVSSAPQIRYPDCYGIDMSKMGQFVAFEAAIQLLKERGMENVIEEVYQKCKASLLLPKGKIVNHVKDIYRPFTQEEISAQITKIITPAGTNAEVEVIYQTLENLHIACPNHTGDWYFSGNYPTPGGNKVVNKAFVNWKEGNNQRAY; from the coding sequence ATGAGTGACTCGATAAAACATGAATGCGGAATTGCCTTTATCCGCCTTTTAAAACCGCTCTCATACTACCAGGAAAAATACGGTACTGCTCTTTACGGACTCAACAAGCTTTATCTTTTGATGGAAAAACAGCACAACCGTGGACAGGATGGAGCTGGGATTGCAACAATTAAACTGGATGTTAAGCCCGGAAACCGTTACATCAGTAGATATCGGTCAATGGCTCAGAACGCAGTAGCCGATATATTTGGGCATGTTCAGGGCAAGTTTGTGGATATTCAGAATGAAACCCCTGAATTGATGCAAGATGCAGAATGGTTAAAGCACAATGTGAGTTTTATTGGAGAGGTTTTACTTGGCCATTTAAGGTATGGTACTCACGGTAAAAATAGTATTGAAAATTGCCACCCTTTTTTACGTCAGAACAATTGGATGACCAGAAACCTGGTTCTTGCTGGTAACTTCAACATGACCAATGTTGATGAGCTACTAGAGCAATTGTACGAATTAGGGCAGCATCCAAAAGAAAAAGCAGATACAGTTACTGTTCTTGAGAAGATAGGCCACTTTTTGGATGACGAAAATCAATTGTTGTTTGATGAATATAAAAAAGAAGGGTTAGATAACGTAGAGATCACACATAAGATATCTCAGAACCTTGACATCGCTAAAATTCTGAGGAGATCGGCCAAGAATTGGGATGGTGGTTACGCTATTTCCGGTATTGTGGGGAATGGTGATGCCTTTGTACTTCGTGATCCTTCAGGTATACGTCCAGCGTATTATTACGCAGATGACGAGATTGTTGTTGCAGCATCTGAAAGACCTGCAATTCAAACAGCCTTCAATATTCAGTTTAAAAATGTAAAGGAAATAGAGCCGGGATGCGCACTTATCGTCAAAAAAGACGGTACGGTAACACAAGAGGTATTCAGAGAACCGGAAGAAAAAAGAGCCTGTTCATTCGAACGCATTTATTTCTCAAGAGGTAGCGATGCTGAAATCTATAAAGAAAGAAAACACCTGGGCGCGTTGTTATGCGACCAAATCCTGAAAGCAGTGAATGCTGATTTGAAAAATACAGTATTCTCATTTATACCAAATACAGCCGAGGTATCATTTTATGGAATGGTTGACGGCCTGCATGGGTACATCAGAGATTTTCAAAAGGATGCCTTACTACACCGCAAAGATATATTAGACGATGCAGCACTTAATGAGTTGCTTTCTATGCGTCCACGAGTAGAAAAACTGGCTATCAAAGATGTAAAACTGAGAACCTTTATTACGCAGGATGCCGACAGAGGGGATATGGTTGCGCATGTTTACGATACCACTTATGGGGTGATCAAAAATCATACAGATACTTTGGTTGCAGTTGATGATTCAATTGTAAGAGGTACAACCTTAAAGCAAAGCATCATTAAGATTATTGACAGACTCCATCCTAAAAAGATCATTATTGTTTCTTCTGCTCCTCAAATCCGTTATCCGGATTGTTATGGTATTGACATGTCGAAAATGGGACAATTTGTCGCATTTGAAGCTGCAATTCAATTGCTAAAGGAAAGAGGAATGGAAAATGTAATTGAAGAAGTTTATCAAAAATGTAAAGCTTCCCTATTGTTACCTAAAGGCAAAATTGTAAATCACGTTAAGGATATTTACAGACCTTTTACGCAGGAGGAAATCTCTGCTCAGATTACTAAGATCATTACTCCGGCCGGTACCAATGCCGAAGTAGAAGTAATCTATCAGACCTTAGAAAACTTACATATAGCTTGCCCTAATCACACCGGCGATTGGTATTTCTCTGGTAACTATCCAACCCCGGGTGGTAACAAAGTAGTTAACAAAGCTTTTGTAAACTGGAAAGAAGGTAATAACCAAAGAGCTTACTAG
- the guaA gene encoding glutamine-hydrolyzing GMP synthase, whose translation MLEKIIILDFGSQYTQLIARRVRELNVYCEIHPFNNIPEITSNVKGIILSGSPYSVRQEDAPQVDLKKFDNYPLLAVCYGAQYIAQQSGGEVQASSTREYGRANLNYVAESNKLFKNIAIDSQVWMSHGDTITKVPENFELIASTDSVKVAAYQVKDTETYAIQFHPEVTHSTDGKQLLENFLVDICGCKQEWTPDAFVETTIAALQEQLGDDKVVLALSGGVDSSVAAILLHKAIGKNLHCIFVDNGLLRKDEYAAVLEQYKHLGLNIKGVDAKERFLSQLAGLTDPELKRKAIGRVFIEVFDDEAHQVQDVKWLAQGTIYPDIIESVSVKGPSATIKSHHNVGGLPDFMKLKVVEPLNTLFKDEVRRVGRSLGLEHFIIGRHPFPGPGLAIRILGEVTAEKVAILQEADAIYINNLKEAGLYDKVWQAGAIFLPVQSVGVMGDERTYENAIALRAVESVDGMTADWCHLPYNVLAKISNEIINKVKGINRVVYDISSKPPATIEWE comes from the coding sequence ATGCTAGAAAAAATCATAATTCTCGATTTTGGATCCCAATATACACAGTTAATTGCACGCAGGGTACGCGAGTTAAACGTTTATTGCGAAATTCATCCATTTAACAACATCCCTGAAATAACCTCAAATGTTAAAGGTATCATCCTTTCAGGCAGCCCTTATTCAGTTCGCCAGGAAGATGCCCCTCAGGTAGATCTTAAAAAGTTTGATAATTATCCGTTGCTTGCTGTTTGTTATGGCGCCCAATACATTGCTCAGCAATCTGGCGGCGAGGTGCAAGCATCATCAACGCGTGAATATGGCAGAGCCAATCTGAATTATGTTGCCGAAAGCAATAAATTATTTAAAAACATTGCCATTGATTCGCAAGTATGGATGTCACATGGTGATACCATTACTAAAGTGCCAGAAAACTTTGAGCTGATCGCAAGTACTGATAGTGTAAAGGTAGCCGCTTATCAGGTTAAAGATACAGAGACCTATGCGATACAGTTTCATCCTGAAGTAACACACAGTACTGATGGAAAGCAGTTGTTGGAAAACTTTTTGGTAGACATCTGTGGATGTAAACAAGAATGGACTCCGGATGCATTTGTGGAAACCACCATTGCCGCTTTACAGGAGCAATTAGGTGATGATAAAGTTGTACTTGCCCTTTCTGGTGGAGTTGATTCAAGTGTAGCAGCTATCTTATTACATAAAGCTATAGGCAAAAACTTACACTGTATTTTTGTTGACAATGGCTTGCTACGTAAAGATGAGTATGCAGCAGTATTGGAACAATACAAACATTTAGGATTAAATATCAAAGGTGTTGATGCTAAAGAACGTTTCCTAAGTCAGCTTGCAGGTCTTACAGATCCTGAATTGAAGCGTAAAGCCATTGGACGTGTATTCATTGAAGTTTTTGATGATGAAGCACACCAGGTACAAGACGTAAAATGGTTAGCTCAAGGCACCATCTATCCTGATATTATTGAGTCGGTTTCTGTAAAAGGACCTTCTGCGACTATTAAATCTCACCATAATGTTGGTGGTTTACCTGATTTCATGAAATTGAAGGTCGTTGAGCCATTAAATACTTTGTTTAAAGATGAAGTAAGAAGAGTAGGAAGATCATTGGGATTGGAACACTTTATTATCGGACGTCATCCTTTCCCTGGACCAGGTTTGGCCATCAGAATTCTTGGTGAGGTAACTGCTGAAAAGGTAGCCATCCTTCAGGAAGCGGATGCCATCTATATCAACAATTTAAAAGAGGCTGGTTTATATGATAAAGTATGGCAGGCAGGAGCGATATTCCTTCCGGTTCAATCGGTAGGGGTAATGGGTGATGAGCGTACTTACGAGAATGCGATAGCCTTGCGCGCTGTTGAATCTGTTGATGGTATGACAGCTGATTGGTGTCATTTACCATATAACGTACTCGCAAAAATTTCTAATGAAATAATTAACAAAGTAAAAGGAATTAACCGCGTTGTATATGATATTAGTTCAAAACCACCTGCAACGATTGAGTGGGAATAA
- a CDS encoding ABC transporter substrate-binding protein translates to MILVQNHLQRLSGNKYWVILLSVLFLSACSPKIRTENKKPEPLKNVEKIEKPALKAKQATVSLLVPFRLNEIKLKTATKADVEKAAMAIDFYQGFKLGIDSAAASGHNFKLKVYDTQDNNAQIANLIANGSLFGSNLIVGPVYPEGLKYITNYSISREISVVNPLAASQPAEFANPNLISIVNNIDLHAEKIGNYISKNYNPATTIVVLINPKTASDEIFAKPLRAYFASSKKPFAFQEYASAFTMETKIVKGKQYVVIVSSPDKKFVVPTLDKLMKIKKTGLNISLFGHPEWIRQNYNTETLQALNTIVSSSYKVDYTRPEVNTFIKKYRAEFNFEPGEYAFKGFDIGFYFGRLLSTYGEDYIKNITKENYKGLQNSFHFVHDSASGYINTSLMLLRYKNYALNIIE, encoded by the coding sequence ATGATATTAGTTCAAAACCACCTGCAACGATTGAGTGGGAATAAATATTGGGTCATTTTATTATCGGTACTTTTTCTATCAGCCTGTTCACCAAAAATAAGGACTGAGAACAAGAAGCCCGAACCACTAAAGAACGTCGAGAAAATAGAAAAGCCTGCTTTAAAAGCTAAGCAGGCTACTGTTTCTTTGCTTGTTCCTTTTCGGTTAAATGAAATCAAACTTAAGACAGCCACTAAAGCAGATGTAGAAAAGGCAGCCATGGCTATCGATTTCTATCAGGGATTTAAATTGGGTATAGACTCTGCGGCAGCATCAGGCCACAATTTTAAGCTTAAAGTTTATGATACGCAGGATAACAATGCGCAAATTGCTAATTTAATCGCTAATGGTAGTTTATTTGGCAGTAATTTAATTGTAGGCCCTGTTTATCCTGAAGGGCTAAAATACATTACAAATTATTCTATATCTCGAGAAATATCCGTTGTAAATCCGCTTGCTGCCTCACAGCCTGCAGAATTTGCGAATCCTAATCTCATCTCTATTGTAAATAATATCGATCTTCATGCCGAAAAGATTGGTAATTACATCAGTAAAAACTATAATCCTGCAACTACTATAGTTGTATTAATCAATCCTAAGACGGCAAGCGATGAGATATTCGCTAAACCTTTAAGAGCTTATTTTGCGAGCAGTAAAAAGCCATTTGCTTTTCAGGAATATGCATCTGCTTTTACCATGGAAACCAAGATTGTAAAAGGTAAACAGTATGTTGTTATTGTAAGTTCGCCTGACAAAAAGTTTGTGGTTCCTACACTGGATAAACTGATGAAAATTAAAAAAACGGGATTGAATATCTCGCTTTTTGGACATCCGGAATGGATCAGGCAAAATTACAACACAGAAACGCTTCAGGCTTTAAATACAATCGTTTCTTCTTCCTATAAGGTGGATTACACCAGGCCAGAGGTAAATACCTTCATCAAAAAATACAGAGCGGAATTCAATTTTGAACCAGGAGAATACGCTTTCAAAGGATTTGATATTGGCTTCTATTTCGGAAGGCTACTTTCTACTTATGGAGAGGATTATATAAAAAATATCACTAAAGAAAATTATAAGGGGCTTCAAAATTCCTTTCATTTTGTACATGATAGTGCTTCAGGATACATCAATACCAGTTTGATGCTGCTGCGTTATAAAAACTATGCTTTAAATATTATAGAATGA
- a CDS encoding LysE family transporter produces MFEAILQGIGAGILFSFLTGPVFFSMIKTSIEKGFKAGFSLAIGVILSDIIFISLTIFSSQFVDYNSEYNQYIGIIGGLFLFGIGLYYLLNKVKVSYNIEEAIKIRRSGYILKGFLMCLLSPSTLMFWIMVGGIVSVQLHYAIAEKVVFFVIAMTTQLSVDCLKTYYAAKLRYRIKEKSIQNLNRIAGAVILIFAIRLFVQVIIKYYS; encoded by the coding sequence ATGTTTGAAGCAATATTACAAGGGATAGGTGCGGGTATTTTATTTTCTTTTTTAACAGGCCCCGTATTCTTTTCAATGATTAAAACCAGTATTGAAAAGGGATTCAAGGCCGGTTTTTCTCTGGCAATTGGAGTTATTTTAAGCGACATTATTTTTATTAGCTTAACTATTTTCAGTTCTCAGTTTGTTGATTATAATTCTGAATACAATCAATATATCGGTATCATTGGTGGGTTATTTTTATTTGGCATTGGCTTATACTACCTGTTAAACAAGGTAAAGGTTAGTTACAATATAGAGGAAGCTATAAAAATCAGAAGAAGCGGCTATATTTTAAAGGGCTTTTTAATGTGTCTTTTATCTCCTTCTACGCTGATGTTTTGGATTATGGTAGGTGGTATCGTATCCGTACAACTCCATTATGCTATAGCAGAAAAAGTAGTGTTCTTTGTCATTGCCATGACCACACAGTTGTCTGTTGATTGCTTAAAAACATATTATGCCGCTAAGCTGAGATATAGAATCAAGGAAAAATCCATTCAAAATCTGAACAGGATTGCAGGGGCAGTGATATTGATATTTGCGATCAGATTGTTCGTTCAGGTCATCATTAAGTATTATTCTTAA
- a CDS encoding RsmB/NOP family class I SAM-dependent RNA methyltransferase produces MRVEHQLRAFEQIFKSYDGALPLHRFLFAYFKRNKQMGSSDRRWASRYIYSFFRLGKALIKEERALRLAIADFLCNQSSSLVIELLLPELKQHVGLSVPEKLELIKSNYPAFELTDVFSFHEALSESVMKQEFLSSFFRQPDLFIRVKGGQLKKITEVLSKEGIIAEEIGDNTLAVANGTKLDQVLMGQQHYQVQDLSSQQTGSFFQPQAWDKWWDCCAASGGKSLLLHDLEPNIELLVSDVRENSLNNLDERFREAGLKKYQKKVLDLLQNNDQDLHHYEFDGIILDAPCSGSGTWGRTPEMLYYFDQHKIGYFSKLQQGIAKNVVKYLKEGKPLIYITCSVFKQENEDVIAYLLENLPLKLERMELIKGYTHKADTMFVARLIKTN; encoded by the coding sequence ATGAGAGTAGAACACCAGCTAAGAGCATTTGAACAGATCTTTAAAAGTTATGATGGGGCATTGCCGCTTCATCGCTTTTTATTTGCTTATTTTAAACGGAATAAGCAAATGGGGTCGTCAGACCGGCGCTGGGCCTCTCGCTATATATACAGTTTCTTTAGACTAGGCAAAGCGCTAATTAAAGAAGAAAGAGCATTGCGTTTGGCCATTGCTGATTTTCTGTGTAACCAAAGTAGTAGTTTGGTTATCGAATTGTTGTTACCCGAATTGAAGCAACACGTCGGGCTTTCGGTACCTGAAAAGCTGGAACTGATTAAATCAAATTATCCTGCATTTGAGCTGACCGATGTTTTTAGTTTTCATGAAGCGCTTTCTGAGTCAGTGATGAAACAAGAGTTCTTAAGCTCTTTTTTTAGACAGCCTGATCTTTTTATAAGAGTAAAAGGCGGACAGTTAAAAAAAATAACTGAAGTACTGAGCAAGGAAGGCATAATTGCTGAGGAGATTGGGGATAATACCCTCGCTGTTGCCAACGGGACTAAATTAGATCAGGTTTTAATGGGGCAGCAACATTACCAGGTACAGGATCTTTCCTCGCAGCAAACAGGTAGTTTTTTCCAGCCCCAAGCCTGGGACAAATGGTGGGATTGTTGTGCGGCCTCAGGGGGGAAATCGCTATTGTTACACGATCTGGAGCCTAATATTGAACTCCTGGTTAGCGATGTGCGGGAAAATAGCTTAAATAACCTTGATGAACGTTTTAGGGAAGCAGGATTAAAAAAGTACCAGAAAAAGGTATTGGATCTGTTGCAAAATAATGATCAGGATCTGCATCATTACGAGTTTGATGGAATTATACTGGATGCACCCTGTTCCGGATCCGGTACTTGGGGACGTACACCCGAAATGCTGTATTATTTTGACCAACACAAGATCGGTTATTTCTCGAAGCTCCAGCAAGGCATTGCCAAAAATGTTGTAAAGTACCTGAAAGAAGGGAAGCCTTTAATTTACATTACCTGCTCTGTCTTTAAGCAGGAAAATGAAGATGTGATTGCTTATCTTTTAGAAAACCTTCCTTTAAAACTCGAAAGAATGGAGTTGATTAAAGGTTATACCCATAAAGCAGACACCATGTTTGTGGCAAGGCTAATTAAAACCAATTAG
- a CDS encoding nuclear transport factor 2 family protein, protein MKTTQEVADRLVQLCRGNKNLEAIEELYADHVVSKEPKGSNMPHTEGKASVKDKTAKWEASVEKIHSAKISDPIVADNHFSVAMDFDATYKEHGRMPMSEIAVYEVKDGKIVSDEFFYHMH, encoded by the coding sequence ATGAAAACAACACAAGAAGTAGCTGACAGATTAGTTCAGCTTTGTCGGGGCAACAAAAATTTAGAGGCCATTGAGGAACTGTATGCCGACCATGTGGTGAGCAAAGAACCGAAAGGTTCCAATATGCCGCACACAGAAGGTAAAGCGAGTGTTAAAGATAAAACCGCTAAATGGGAAGCAAGTGTTGAGAAGATACACAGCGCCAAGATCTCAGATCCAATTGTGGCAGATAACCATTTCTCAGTAGCAATGGATTTTGATGCGACTTACAAAGAGCATGGCAGGATGCCAATGAGCGAGATTGCGGTATATGAAGTGAAAGATGGTAAAATTGTCTCAGACGAGTTTTTTTACCATATGCATTGA
- a CDS encoding dCMP deaminase family protein: MNLATDLAFRSHCVRAQVGAVLTKDTRIISIGYNGPPAGTHNCDEEWPESGCARDSRGSCSLALHAEENAILYGIKNGSKIEGATLYTTLSPCIACARLILSSGIKNVYYRDSYAAYKGLPSDEGVDFLKRFGVEVVKYENQG, from the coding sequence ATGAATTTAGCTACCGATCTTGCATTTCGTTCACATTGCGTACGTGCACAGGTAGGAGCAGTTTTAACAAAAGATACACGTATCATTTCCATAGGCTATAATGGTCCGCCCGCGGGAACACACAATTGTGATGAAGAATGGCCGGAATCTGGTTGCGCCAGAGATTCACGCGGAAGCTGTTCACTGGCATTACATGCCGAAGAGAATGCCATATTATATGGGATAAAAAATGGTTCTAAAATAGAAGGAGCAACCCTCTATACTACTTTATCACCCTGCATAGCCTGTGCCCGTTTAATCCTTTCATCTGGTATTAAAAACGTTTATTATAGGGATTCGTATGCAGCTTATAAAGGTTTGCCCAGCGATGAAGGTGTCGATTTCTTAAAAAGGTTCGGTGTAGAAGTTGTGAAGTACGAAAATCAAGGTTAA